The Streptococcus sanguinis genome contains the following window.
CTCAGCTGGTGCTTGAAGTTAGCGTAGAACTGTGCCCGAAGGTTGGACTGACGGCCCGCTGTCACCAAGAGGTGAACACCGATGCTGAGACCTTCACGAGAGATCCGTACCAAAAGCTTGAAGAGCTCCGCCTCATAGGCCTCTTCCTTCATGGACTCATAGCTGTCCAGCAGGATGACAATAGCCGGCTCTTGCTGACCGCTAGCCTGGCGGTAGAGCTCCAAGGTCCCAACGCCGTAGTCCGACAAGAGCTTCTTACGCCGGTTGAGCTCCCGCTCCATGATGCGGACAAACTTGGCAATCTTCTCCGTCTGATCCAAAAGCAAGGTATCGGCCACCTGCGGTAATTGACCCAGTGGTGCCAGACCATTAGTACCGAAATCCATCAGGTAGAGCGTGATATCTTTGGGACTGAACTTGCGAGCCAAGTCCATAGCCGCACTCTGCAGGAAGGTTGTCTTCCCTGTACCAGGACTTCCGTAGAGCAGGATATGCCCATCCTTGGACAGGTTGACAGAGACCGGCTCTTTCTTCTGAGCCTGCGGAATATCCGCCATTCCCAGAAGGACGGAGATCGGCTTCTTTTGCTCCCAGGCTTCCTGCGGCTGGATCGGTTCCAGCTCCTGTAGGGTCATCCGCTCTTTAAGCGGTGGCAGCCATGGCTGTGGTACCGGTGGGATCTGCTGGCTCTCTGTCAATAGTTGAATCTGACTGACAATAGCCTCTAATTCCGTCGGTACTTCCTTGATATCCTCGGCTAAGTCAAGACCTGACAGGTCTTGATTGAGCACCTCATATTGGCCTAGGTCGTTGATCAGGTAGATGGTATGGTCTTCAATTCCCAGCTCATCCTTATCCGGCTGGTAGTCTGCCCCTGACCAAGCTGACTGGAAGAGTTCATAGACTTCATTATTGCCGACCTGCAGATAGGCGCGGCCAGTCTGGGTAATCTCTGCCGCATCTGGCGTCTTAAGCATTTCCATCGAGTCCGTCCGGTCTGCCACCTTGAGCGCCAGCTTAAAGCGGGAGTTGGACCAGATCTGGTCATCTACCACCCCAGATGGCTTTTGAGTAGCCAGGATCAAGTGGACCCCGAGGGAACGACCGACACGAGCGATAGATACCAGCTCCTTGATAAAGTCAGGCTGATTGACCTTGAGCTCTGCGAACTCATCCGAGATGAGGAAGAGATGGGGCAGGGGTTCTGTTGCTTCCCCGTTTTTAAATTTCTTTTGATATTGGTTGATGTGATTGACTTCAAACTCTCTGAAGAGCCGCTCCCGGCGGTGAATCTCCGCATTGATGGAAGCCAGCGCCCGCATGGATTGGGCCCCGTCCAAGTTGGTAATGGTTCCCAAGAGATGAGGCAGGTTCTTGAAGAGATTGGCCATTCCCCCACCCTTGTAGTCGATGAGCAGAAAGGCCACATCGTGTGGGTGGAAGTTGACAGCCAGACTCAGGATATAGGACTGGATAGTCTCGGACTTCCCAGATCCCGTTGTCCCGGCAATCAGCCCGTGTGGCCCGTGAGCTTTTTCATGCAGGTTGAGGTAGACCAGGTCTTCTTTCCCCCGCAGGCCGATAGGCACTGCCAAGCTCTTATAAGGTGCGTTCTGTTGCCATTTTTGCAAGACTTGCAGGTCCGAGAAGGTCTCTGCCCCATACATCTCCATAAAGGTGACCGTATCAGGGATGGAGCTCTTGAGATTCTGCAAGTGATTGAGCGGTGCCAAGGTCCGTCATTTTATTTTTTTGAAGGAATAGCAGAGCAGGGAAACGAGCCTCAAAAATATAGAGTTTTCAAAGTACTAAAAGGAAAATTTCCTTGTTCCATTATACCATATGAGAGATATAGTGGGAAAGGGAGGAGAAAAAGAAAGGCCTGAGGCAAACGACCCCAGACCTACTGTCTACTCTATAGATTATTCCTTTTTCTTGCCATCCTCATAAAGAATAGGCGCAAATGCTTTTGTCACCATGGACGTCAAGAAACGAAAACCTCCCGCTGCCAGACCAAAAATCGGCGCCAAAGCACGGAAGAAAAAATCCCCCCGCATAAATAAACAAAGCAGACCTGTAATCACAAAGATAGCAAACCCCTACACCAGAGCCACCAATAATATTTTCTTCATCATTCCCTCGACTTTCTATAGACTATTATAGCATAAGAAAGGAAGGTTAGGACGGAAACCGGAAACTTTTGGAGAATAGCAAGTAGAGGAATGAGGCGCAAAGCTAAGTTCAGGTGGATATCCATACATTTTTTAAACAATTAATTTGTAATTAGATCGCCAACAGACTAGTAGAAAGTTCTTATCTCAGTGATTTTATCGCTTATAACTCTAGTTTTTCCAATATTTCCTGTAAAGTTTCAGGCGAAATCGGGTCAACAAGAACATATTTGGCATCCAGCATATAGATGCCTTCAGTCAATGACTCTAAGTACTGACGATAAGGAACTTCGGCTAATTTTTCGCCATCGGCTGTCATGATGAATAGCCGTGCAACTGCTACCTTACTTCCTTGATATTGTTGTAAATATTGAGGTTCTAGCTCTGGTTGAGCCAGCAAGACTGTCCGTGCTTCACTATTTAGATAATTGATAGGAATGATGATATCTTCACCATCCTGCTCTACTTTAAAAACTTGCTGCTCAGAGTAATAAGCATTTAGCTGTTGGGTAAAGCGCAAACGCTGATCATAGCTATTCAAAAGTTGCTCGTCCGGAACATGGATAATCTGCCCTAGGTAGAGTTCATTGATGTAAATAGGACGTTTCACTCCCATAATTTCCACGATAGGATGAACTTTTACTTCCTTAGTCAATTCTGAAAGAGCTGCCAAGAAGATATCAGTGAAATGAAAATCAAGAATGGAATCTTTATCATAGTCCACGCCATCATGTTCGCACACATTTACATCTAAGATAAGGAGCAAGGTTTTCAAGAACATCAAGG
Protein-coding sequences here:
- a CDS encoding DUF4299 family protein — protein: MKSVSFTIKSNQSLRIGELLQADLFECYSVSAKDAGLKPFADSLISDFHSVQFGVKGKSSLGFRLSFDSQVYQVSVPDLATASDWTGALMFLKTLLLILDVNVCEHDGVDYDKDSILDFHFTDIFLAALSELTKEVKVHPIVEIMGVKRPIYINELYLGQIIHVPDEQLLNSYDQRLRFTQQLNAYYSEQQVFKVEQDGEDIIIPINYLNSEARTVLLAQPELEPQYLQQYQGSKVAVARLFIMTADGEKLAEVPYRQYLESLTEGIYMLDAKYVLVDPISPETLQEILEKLEL